A DNA window from Rhodocyclaceae bacterium contains the following coding sequences:
- a CDS encoding type II toxin-antitoxin system Phd/YefM family antitoxin produces MRYSTQVKPISYLKANAAEVLAHLAEERKPLVITQNGEARAVLQDVASYEETQETLALLKLLALGQQDVDAGRVKPVADVVARLRAKSAGA; encoded by the coding sequence ATGCGCTACTCGACCCAGGTGAAGCCCATCAGTTACCTCAAGGCCAACGCGGCCGAGGTGCTCGCCCACCTCGCCGAGGAACGCAAGCCGCTGGTCATCACGCAGAACGGTGAGGCGCGAGCGGTATTGCAGGATGTCGCGTCGTACGAGGAGACGCAGGAGACCCTTGCGCTGCTCAAGCTTCTGGCGCTCGGGCAACAGGACGTCGACGCGGGGCGGGTCAAGCCCGTGGCGGATGTGGTCGCGCGCCTGCGGGCCAAGTCAGCCGGGGCCTGA
- a CDS encoding VWA domain-containing protein, whose translation MSAKRLAASAPVPATGPQVVLTPLKPALIAGLAHTLPVLVRVQAPDADPSVVPVRQPYHLSLVIDRSGSMSGKPLQEAVRCSSHIVDRLLPTDVASLVMFDHKATLLAPAQPVGDRRALHHALAGIQCGGSTDLYGGWATGADSLLPGAASASIARIILLTDGNANSGELTEAQAIAERCTSAATRGITTSTYGLGRDFNETLMIAMARAGGGNHYYGDTAADLFEPFAEEFDLISNLYARQVRLSIATCPGVGMKVLNDYPMDARAGVPAISLPDIPWGAEAWVLVELSIPAGFEPLPGMPLLQAGVTGTSLERAPIAFPDAVLAMDTVSPQVWDALTADSLVHSRHAEVEASRLLEQARTAAEADDWDRVQALIDSAGRRFGDQPWVKEVLASLEQIAEQRDQARFGKESMYSAMKMRSRVASKDEGQYNSVQEAVMPRFLRRDGSQGTKGSRRQP comes from the coding sequence ATGTCCGCCAAACGTCTCGCTGCGTCCGCCCCCGTTCCTGCTACCGGTCCGCAGGTTGTCCTCACCCCCCTCAAGCCGGCCCTGATCGCCGGTCTCGCACACACCCTTCCGGTGCTGGTGCGGGTGCAGGCGCCCGATGCAGACCCGTCGGTCGTTCCGGTCCGGCAGCCGTACCACCTGTCGCTGGTGATCGACCGCTCCGGATCGATGAGCGGCAAGCCGCTGCAGGAAGCGGTGCGCTGTTCGAGCCACATCGTCGACCGCCTGCTGCCGACCGACGTCGCCTCGCTGGTGATGTTCGACCACAAGGCAACACTGCTCGCACCGGCGCAACCGGTCGGCGACCGGCGCGCGCTGCACCACGCGCTGGCCGGCATCCAGTGCGGCGGCAGCACCGACCTCTATGGCGGCTGGGCCACCGGTGCCGATTCACTGCTGCCGGGTGCCGCATCGGCGTCGATCGCGCGCATCATCCTGCTCACCGACGGCAACGCCAACAGCGGCGAGCTCACCGAAGCGCAGGCGATCGCCGAACGCTGCACGTCCGCGGCCACGCGCGGCATCACCACTTCCACCTACGGGCTGGGGCGCGACTTCAACGAGACGCTGATGATCGCGATGGCGCGCGCCGGCGGCGGCAACCACTACTACGGCGACACTGCCGCCGACCTGTTCGAGCCGTTCGCCGAAGAGTTCGATCTGATCTCGAACCTGTATGCGCGCCAGGTACGGCTGTCGATCGCGACCTGCCCCGGCGTCGGCATGAAGGTGCTCAACGACTATCCGATGGACGCACGCGCGGGCGTGCCGGCGATCAGCCTGCCGGACATCCCCTGGGGCGCCGAAGCCTGGGTGCTGGTCGAACTGTCGATCCCGGCCGGCTTCGAGCCTCTGCCCGGCATGCCGCTGCTGCAGGCCGGCGTCACCGGCACGAGCCTGGAGCGCGCACCGATCGCCTTCCCCGACGCCGTGCTCGCGATGGACACGGTGTCACCGCAGGTGTGGGACGCGCTCACTGCCGACAGCCTCGTGCATTCGCGACATGCCGAGGTCGAGGCGAGCCGCCTGCTCGAGCAGGCGCGCACCGCAGCGGAGGCCGACGACTGGGACCGGGTGCAGGCGCTGATCGACTCGGCCGGCCGCCGCTTCGGCGACCAGCCGTGGGTCAAGGAAGTGCTGGCCTCGCTCGAGCAGATCGCCGAGCAGCGCGACCAGGCGCGGTTCGGCAAGGAGTCGATGTACAGCGCGATGAAGATGCGCTCGCGGGTGGCATCGAAAGACGAGGGACAGTACAACTCGGTGCAGGAGGCGGTGATGCCGAGGTTCCTTCGCAGGGATGGATCGCAGGGGACGAAGGGCAGCAGAAGGCAACCGTGA
- a CDS encoding type II toxin-antitoxin system RelE/ParE family toxin yields the protein MAGGSRLYQVLLTRGAEQDLESIHGYLCEADNPASAGRLLDRLMDVIDGLARFPERGAHPKELAVLGIRDYRQAVFKPWRVVYRVIGDRVVVYLIVDGRRDMQTVLARRLLGA from the coding sequence ATGGCCGGCGGGTCGAGGCTATACCAGGTTCTGCTCACGCGAGGCGCGGAGCAGGACCTCGAGTCCATCCACGGCTACCTCTGCGAAGCCGACAACCCGGCCAGTGCGGGTCGTCTGCTCGACCGACTGATGGACGTCATCGACGGGCTCGCGCGCTTCCCTGAGCGCGGTGCGCATCCGAAGGAACTCGCCGTGCTGGGTATCCGGGATTATCGGCAGGCGGTGTTCAAGCCCTGGCGGGTCGTCTATCGCGTGATCGGCGACCGGGTGGTGGTGTACCTGATCGTCGATGGCCGGCGGGACATGCAGACGGTGCTGGCGCGGCGGCTGTTGGGGGCTTGA
- a CDS encoding SprT-like domain-containing protein: MLLASDLLAQELFAPHGYRVPRVKVSVGYASTGLRSSAIGQCWSRKSAEDDTNHIFISPSLGTAYEVIDTLTHELVHAVDDCEHRHGKAFRKIALAIGLQGPMRSASASPALKTRLESLLAKLPPYPHGRLKAVHRRPASVPPPKAECATCGYKVTVPRRFLHLGPPICPMHETPMRELGDWG, translated from the coding sequence TTGTTGCTCGCGAGCGACCTGCTCGCCCAGGAACTCTTCGCGCCGCACGGCTATCGCGTGCCGCGCGTGAAAGTCTCGGTGGGCTACGCAAGCACCGGCCTGCGCAGCAGCGCCATCGGGCAATGCTGGTCCCGGAAGAGTGCTGAAGACGACACGAACCACATCTTCATTTCCCCGTCCCTGGGCACCGCGTACGAAGTCATCGATACGCTCACCCACGAACTGGTCCACGCGGTGGATGACTGCGAGCACCGACACGGCAAGGCATTCAGGAAAATCGCGCTGGCCATCGGATTGCAAGGACCCATGCGCAGCGCCAGCGCCAGCCCCGCGCTCAAGACCCGCCTGGAGTCACTGCTTGCGAAGCTGCCTCCCTATCCGCACGGACGGCTGAAGGCCGTGCATCGGCGCCCGGCGTCCGTGCCACCGCCGAAAGCCGAGTGCGCGACGTGCGGCTACAAGGTCACCGTGCCCAGGCGCTTCCTGCACCTGGGGCCACCGATCTGCCCGATGCACGAGACGCCGATGAGGGAACTTGGGGATTGGGGTTGA